A DNA window from Mytilus edulis chromosome 14, xbMytEdul2.2, whole genome shotgun sequence contains the following coding sequences:
- the LOC139503535 gene encoding uncharacterized protein, which yields MLAGQQGTGKTTIARYLVGKRPTRFRISTDGIELYNGLSYMDRESKDWLGGHQDFSLEEITFSRSLLKGVKTINVDDTTLTSKDLPVMSQAISLPASKEKLRHQSKENSMSVTTPEGAEWSKWSECSESDSLSSTKSFKTGLNSSEFQFETVPINISSIDGNMSQQLVRQLCKQNAKSQCNDENYETVIQDSTRNSGNQSKLLVSDGERSGDNRNIQVEQENPTRKDYTDFSNDNCIGEDLPYTDISMDDSDHAESGNAGEVHLKTVTQPGLIRKLKQMFGVSKKVKEVKVSITKDNFLKKTSKVGKKQLHHKKIAPIIIWDFGGQDVFYSTHQTFLTYRAIYIIVLDGSRKLDDTCPYEQYLPGKSGHKSGRDYLLFWINTIVTYCKGSVQGFPKILVVLTHKDRVIANEVEQRRHEIFAEINKMFHQTSLMQHLVLEDKIFVNAQDKYDPEMTKIKDAIISESERQPTWGESLPKCFIPLELEFASLIRKGIPLITLEHLKKINALQPIRPLSETELKVFLKFQHSIGKLLYFDEHKLDDRIILSPTLLIDAFKSIVTDRGFCQGDAQREELWDVMGKKGVVSKPIIEQIWKKQKYKKFYKDKDYLLDVMTHLDILVEPKRYDLDRNRIPADFYYVASMVRAKDDSGYLQSAGFTTRSIAIAFQSSSLMIPPALSFRFISYCLYVWAVKTYGNTNKDMLFHRAGVFTIDPSLDLYISCEDERIVVHLVHATSNTLIMRDIASSIYECLTSALEKISQLYIRTSSDQTQTSDASFMTRICCNSPNNSCVLPDNGLAHTDQIWICPSHGIEHNIHTITSWIEEKEDEKCKPGCTVTKDEFLKETPLDIHLRRLSLLHSPFEAKELAIHLGLSNRAVNVILEIEDPLTSSFAILLHI from the exons ATGTTAGCTGGCCAGCAGGGTACAGGGAAAACGACAATAGCAAGATATCTGGTTGGAAAACGTCCCACTAGATTCAGGATATCGACCGATGGAATAGAACTATACAATGGTCTTTCATATATGGACCGTGAATCAAAAGACTGGCTGGGTGGACACCAAG ATTTCTCATTGGAAGAAATAACCTTCAGCAGATCACTTTTAAAAGGAGTGAAAACTATAAATGTAGATGATACAACGCTAACAAGCAAAGATCTACCAGTCATGTCACAAGCCATATCATTGCCGGCCAGCAAAGAAAAACTAAGACATCAATCAAAAGAAAATTCAATGTCAGTTACAACACCAGAAGGGGCAGAATGGTCAAAATGGTCAGAATGTTCAGAATCGGATAGTTTGTCTTCCACTAAAAGTTTCAAAACAGGATTGAACAGTTCTGAATTCCAATTTGAAACCGTACCAATTAATATTAGCAGTATAGACGGGAATATGAGCCAACAACTAGTACGTCAGTTATGTAAGCAAAATGCAAAATCACAATGCAACGATGAAAACTATGAGACAGTCATACAAGATAGCACTCGTAATTCAGGAAACCAATCAAAACTACTAGTTTCGGACGGAGAAAGGTCAGGTGACAATAGAAACATACAAGTAGAACAGGAAAATCCAACAAGAAAAGATTATACCGATTTCTCAAATGACAACTGTATAGGTGAAGATTTGCCATATACAGACATTTCAATGGATGACTCGGATCATGCCGAGTCAGGTAACGCTGGAGAGGTGCACCTAAAAACTGTAACTCAACCTGGATTGATCAGAAAGTTAAAACAGATGTTTGGGGTTTCGAAAAAAGTTAAAGAAGTCAAAGTATCAATCACGAAAGATAACTTTCTCAAGAAGACCTCTAAAGTAGGAAAAAAGCAGTTACACCACAAAAAGATAGCACCAATAATTATTTGGGATTTTGGTGGCCAGGATGTCTTCTATTCAACTCATCAGACATTTCTGACATACAGAGCGATTTACATAATTGTATTGGATGGAAGTAGAAAACTTGATGATACATGTCCGTATGAACAATACCTCCCGGGAAAGAGTGGACATAAATCAGGAAGAG ATTATCTGCTTTTCTGGATAAACACAATTGTAACATACTGCAAGGGAAGCGTGCAGGGATTTCCTAAGATTCTGGTTGTTTTAACTCACAAAGATCGGGTAATAGCT AATGAGGTTGAGCAAAGaagacatgaaatatttgcagaAATCAACAAGATGTTTCACCAGACATCGTTAATGCAACATTTAGTGCTTGaggataaaatatttgttaacgCACAAGACAAATATGACCCAGAAATGACGAAGATCAAGGATGCTATTATCAGCGAATCAGAGAGGCAACCAACATGGGGTGAATCACTTCCAAAGTGTTTTATCCCTTTAGAGTTAGAATTTGCATCGCTGATCAGAAAAGGCATTCCTCTGATTACACTAGAGCATCTAAAGAAAATAAACGCATTGCAACCTATTAGACCGTTATCAGAAACCGAGTTGAAGGTATTTCTGAAATTCCAACATTCCATTGGCAAGCTTTTGTACTTTGATGAACATAAATTAGACGACCGTATAATTTTGTCTCCCACTCTTCTCATTGATGCCTTCAAATCTATTGTAACTGATAGAGGATTCTGTCAAGGAGATGCACAAAGAGAGGAGTTATGGGATGTTATGGGTAAGAAAGGGGTGGTATCAAAACCAATAATCGAACAAATTTggaagaaacaaaaatataagaagtTCTACAAAGATAAAGATTATTTACTGGACGTTATGACCCATCTTGATATATTGGTTGAACCAAAAAGATACGACTTAGATCGCAACCGTATACCTGCTGACTTCTACTATGTAGCAAGTATGGTACGAGCTAAAGATGATTCTGGATACCTTCAATCAGCTGGCTTTACAACCAGAAGTATTGCCATAGCCTTCCAATCGTCATCATTGATGATACCTCCTGCATTATCTTTTAGATTTATTAGTTACTGTCTTTATGTCTGGGCGGTGAAAACATACGGAAATACAAACAAGGACATGCTGTTCCATCGGGCTGGGGTGTTTACCATTGATCCGTCTTTAGATTTGTACATTTCCTGCGAAGATGAAAGGATTGTTGTCCATCTTGTGCATGCCACATCAAACACACTTATAATGAGGGATATAGCTTCTAGCATCTATGAATGTCTTACATCAGCCTTGGAGAAAATAAGTCAGCTGTATATCAGAACAAGTAGTGATCAGACTCAAACCAGTGATGCATCCTTTATGACAAGGATATGTTGTAACTCACCAAACAACTCATGTGTACTTCCTGACAACGGTCTAGCTCACACAGACCAAATATGGATATGTCCTTCACATGGCATTGAACACAACATACACACAATTACATCGTGGATTGAAGAAAAG GAAGACGAAAAGTGTAAACCAGGGTGCACAG
- the LOC139503192 gene encoding uncharacterized protein, with translation MEIFAEIKHMFLQTPFMQHLVIKDKIFVNAKDKCDPELAKIKNIIIRESKMQPTWGEPLPKCFIPLELEFASLIKRNIPLITMEHLQKINLLQPIRSLTESELKVFLKFQHAIGKVLYFDEYRLNRHVILSPTHLIDAFKSIVTDRSFCQGDKEREELWDVMGKKGVVSKQVIQQIWKKKKYRTFYNDKDYLLNVMTHLDILVEPRKYDSDHNRIPADFYYIASMVRAKDDTGYLKSAGIANRSIAIAFQSSSLMIPPALSFRFISYCLYVWAVKTYGESKNDMLFHKSGVFTLDPSLDMSITCEDDMIIARLVHARTNTLISRDMAYSIIACLTSALEKISQLYIRTSSDSSHTSDAAFVTRICCNSPDNPCIIDVSQLKNISNIWICPSHGIEHNINIITSWFQGKGDDKCEPECPVTTEAFLKEIPSDLHLRRLSLLYNRDEIRQLATHLGLTYAEWENVCDQESQSDEPEKLKFEILRNCRNKFSLTFKSIKNATENANIQNPHTICKVVSGANIDLDDKWDIVPTEEHIDRLAPLIGKSSLHFLIELEMEFETWEQICYRQADRDLVRLNKNILEEWRNKFCRLHNLKPTLRKIGQAFSNIGKHVKMVENTLSDLF, from the exons ATGGAGATATTCGCAGAAATCAAACACATGTTTTTACAAACACCATTTATGCAGCACTTGGTTATTAAAGATAAGATATTTGTAAACGCTAAAGACAAATGTGATCCAGAGTTggcaaaaataaagaatatcatAATCAGGGAATCGAAGATGCAGCCAACATGGGGTGAACCTCTTCCAAAATGCTTTATTCCTTTAGAACTAGAATTTGCATCGCTAATCAAACGCAATATTCCACTGATTACAATGGAGCATTTGCAGAAAATCAACTTACTACAACCTATAAGATCCTTGACAGAATCTGAGTTAAAAGTATTCCTGAAATTTCAACACGCCATAGGCAAGGTGTTATACTTTGATGAGTACAGATTAAACCGTCATGTTATTTTGTCTCCAACCCATTTAATTGATGCTTTTAAGTCTATTGTTACTGATAGAAGTTTCTGTCAAGGAGACAAAGAAAGAGAAGAGTTATGGGATGTAATGGGCAAGAAAGGGGTGGTCTCAAAACAAGTTATCCAACAAATTTGGAAGAAAAAGAAATATCGGACATTTTACAATGATAAAGATTATTTACTGAATGTCATGACCCATCTCGATATATTGGTCGAACCAAGGAAATACGATTCAGACCACAACCGTATACCTGCTGACTTTTATTATATCGCAAGTATGGTACGAGCGAAAGATGATACTGGGTACCTTAAGTCAGCTGGCATCGCTAACAGAAGTATTGCCATAGCTTTTCAGTCTTCTTCATTGATGATACCTCCTGCATTATCATTTAGATTTATAAGTTACTGTCTATATGTATGGGCGGTGAAAACTTACGGAGAGTCCAAGAATGACATGCTGTTCCACAAGTCAGGGGTGTTCACTCTAGATCCTTCTTTGGATATGTCCATTACTTGCGAAGATGACATGATTATTGCCCGTCTTGTTCATGCTAGAACAAACACACTGATCTCGAGGGATATGGCTTACAGCATTATTGCGTGTTTAACATCTGCATTAGAAAAAATAAGTCAGTTGTATATCAGAACAAGCAGCGACTCCAGTCACACCAGTGACGCAGCCTTTGTTACAAGAATTTGCTGTAACTCACCAGATAATCCATGTATCATCGACGTCAGCCAACTAAAAAACATAAGCAACATATGGATATGTCCTTCACATGGGATTGAACATAACATAAATATAATCACATCATGGTTTCAAGGAAAG GGAGACGACAAATGTGAACCAGAGTGTCCAG TTACAACTGAAGCGTTTTTGAAAGAGATTCCATCAGATCTACATTTACGTCGATTATCTCTGCTGTACAACAGAGATGAGATAAGACAACTGGCTACGCACCTGGGACTGACTTACGCTGAATGGGAAAATGTTTGTGACCAAGAAAGTCAAAGTGACGAACCGgagaaactgaaatttgaaattcTCAGAAATTGTCGGAACAAATTTTCGTTGACATTTAAAAGCATTAAGAATGCCACGGAGAATGCAAATATACAAAATCCTCATACCATCTGCAAG GTTGTCTCAGGAGCAAATATTGATTTAG ATGACAAATGGGATATAGTACCAACGGAAGAACACATCGATAGATTGGCCCCATTAATTGGAAAAAGCTCTCTTCACTTCTTGATCGAACTTGAAATGGAGTTTGAGACGTGGGAACAGATTTGTTACAGACAAGCAGACAGAGATTTGGTAAGACTGAACAAGAATATTTTAGAAGAATGGAGAAATAAGTTTTGCCGGTTGCACAATCTGAAACCAACATTGCGTAAAATCGGACAGGCATTTAGTAACAttggtaaacatgtcaaaatggtaGAAAACACGTTATCAGATTTGTTTTGA